Proteins from one Telopea speciosissima isolate NSW1024214 ecotype Mountain lineage chromosome 1, Tspe_v1, whole genome shotgun sequence genomic window:
- the LOC122657269 gene encoding MDIS1-interacting receptor like kinase 2-like isoform X1 — MLLLSIVIGIAWVFQRKTKKKIEMGQTERIDQRDLFAICNYDGRIVYENIIEATENFDDKHCIGKGGYGSVYKANLSTGQLVAVKKLHPVQEDADMVNKKQFTNEIRALTEIRHKNIVKLYGFCSQARHSFLVYEYLERGSLAKILGDAERATEFDWIKRISVIKGVANALSYMHNDCSPPIIHRDISGSNILLDSKYEAHVADFGIARLLMPDSSNWTSLAGTYGYLPPECAYTMKVTEKCDVYSFGVVTIETLMGRHPGELLSSLSLSSSSAMQTMMLKDILDQRLPLPIAEIYGAVVSIVKMAFTCLDANPQSRPTMKHVSHELSSHKPFFIESFHTVSLGELLHGGKVLK; from the exons ATGCTTCTACTATCCATAGTTATAGGAATTGCTtgggtttttcaaagaaagaccaagaaaaagatagaaatggGACAAACGGAAAGAATTGATCAGAGAGATCTATTCGCAATATGTAACTATGATGGTAGAATTGTGTATGAAAATATCATTGAGGCCACAGAGAACTTTGATGACAAGCACTGCATTGGGAAGGGAGGATATGGAAGTGTTTACAAAGCAAATTTATCTACTGGTCAATTGGTAGCTgtgaagaagcttcatccagtACAAGAGGATGCTGACATGGTCAACAAAAAACAGTTTACAAATGAGATTCGTGCATTAACTGAAATACGACACAAAAACATTGTGAAATTGTATGGTTTTTGTTCACAAGCACGAcactcatttttggtttatgagTATTTGGAAAGGGGAAGTTTGGCAAAGATCCTAGGAGATGCAGAGAGGGCAACGGAGTTTGATTGGATCAAGAGAATAAGTGTAATCAAAGGTGTGGCCAATGCACTATCTTACATGCACAATGATTGCTCACCACCAATAATTCATAGAGATATATCTGGTAGCAATATTTTGTTGGATTCAAAGTATGAGGCTCATGTGGCAGACTTCGGCATTGCAAGGCTTCTAATGCCCGATTCAAGTAATTGGACTTCACTTGCAGGCACTTATGGCTATCTTCCTCCAG AGTGTGCTTATACAATGAAGGTGACAGAAAAGTGTGATGTGTATAGTTTTGGTGTGGTAACAATAGAAACACTAATGGGAAGGCACCCTGGTGAGCTCCTTTCATCTttatcactgtcatcatcatcagctaTGCAGACCATGATGTTGAAAGATATTTTGGATCAACGGCTCCCTCTTCCCATAGCTGAAATTTATGGAGCGGTGGTTTCTATTGTAAAAATGGCATTTACATGCTTGGATGCTAATCCCCAATCTCGACCAACCATGAAACATGTGTCTCATGAGCTATCATCTCACAAGCCATTTTTTATTGAGTCATTTCACACAGTCTCATTAGGAGAATTATTGCATGGAGGAAAAGTACTCAAGTAG